From Gloeomargarita sp. SKYB120:
TCTCCAGGCCCAGCAGGAGGAGTTAACCCGCAAAACCAAGGAAATTGAAGAACTCAACGAGCGGTTTGTGCGCATTGGACAGTTGCTGTCTCTAGAAGGGAAAAAGGCGTTCCAGGCCACCTTTAGTGGAGTCAACAGTATTTGCAACACCACTGACCAGATCATCAGCGTCGGGCAAGCGCTGGAAAAAGAGTTAGAGGCCGTGGACAGCGCCACCAAGATCATCGAAGAGGTGAGCAAACAGGTGCGGCACTTGGCGGTGCAAGCGGCGGTGATTGCCAACCAGTCCGGCGGCCAGTTGGCGGGGTTTGGCTACATCACATCGGAGATTGGCAAATTAGTAAGTCAAACCTTCGAGGCCAGTAGCCAGGTGAATCGCATTGCCAGCCGGTTCCGCAGCAAGATTCAAGAAAACAGTGAAGCGGCCCGCTCTACGGCGGAAATTGCCCGTTCCCTGCTCCAAAAAGTCCAGCGGGCGGAAGCTGCCTTGGCCGAACTGGAACAGGTGGTGGGGAGCGCCCTCAGCCCGACGAGTGCGCCTGAGCAAATCCAGGAACTGGTGCGCAGCGATGACACCCCTGGAACGACCACGCGCCTGCAGATCGTTGCGGAGGACGCCACTACCTTGCAACCGGAACCAGCCTTCGGCCAGGAACAGGAAACCCTCTAGGGTGAACGTTACTGGCTAAGACCGAGATGGGGTGTGACTCTGATGTCTGTAACGATAGGCAACGGTAAGTAAAGGTTAGCAGTACTGACATGGGATTTGTGGTAATCCAAATCTCCCTAAAGGAGACTGCCGATAGCCCAGCGGTGGTTGCCCGTGGAGGTCCCTCTGGCGGCGGAACAGCGGTCAGCTGGTCTACGAGTCATGGGTTGTGGAAGCAGGAAGTTGGCACTAGTGAGTCATCACCGGATAAGTCCAACAGGCTTGCACTGAGTGCAAGTTCCAGCGTTGATCAGTGATGACCAGCGTTTTGGAAGTGGAAAACGATTGGACTCCTGGCACTGGCTAGTGAACCTGTGGAATTGCTGCAGGCAGACAGCCAAGTGGTGCGAGACAGTCCCCAACCACAGTTCCCTTAATGACCGGTTTACGTTGACCATTGATGGCAAAACCGTACCTGCGCGCCGGTTGCAGCATGTACGCTGCAGTTTCAGCCCGGCAGCTCAGTTTGTTTGATGGCAGGTCCGGCGTGGGGGATGGTGCTCGAAACCCGCTATCTCACTAAATAACCAGATGGTCCATAGTGACATGCGACCGGTGTTTAATTGCCTTTTCACAACCCGAATTAGTCCTCAGCAGGTCACTGCTCGGGAAGATGGTCCCAGGGCAAAGCCCCGCTTTTCCACACTCAAGCGTCTCAGCCATACAATAGGGAGAGAGCGGATGGAGAACTCGCGATGTTACTCAAGAGTACGACCCGGCATGTGCGGATCTTTGCCGCCACTGTGCAGGATGGGGTGCTAGTGCCGAGCGAAACGGAATTAACGGTGGACGTGGACCCAGACAACGAGTTCAATTGGACGGAGGAAACTGTCGCCAAAGTGCATCAGAAATTTGCCGAGCTGGTGCAGGCCTACCGGGGGTCCGACCTGACCGATTACACCCTGCGCCGGATTGGGTCGGACTTGGAACATTTCATCCGGGGGATGCTACAACGCGGCGAAATCTCCTACAACCTCAACAGTCGCGTCCTGAACTACAGCATGGGGCGCCCCCGTCTGGACACCTCAGCCAGTTCTTAGCCGTATAACCGTTGGGCGGCATCACTCAGTAACCACCGCGCCACTTGTGCATCTCCCTCGTCCCAAGCAAGACGTTCGGCAGCCGCTAAAATGTG
This genomic window contains:
- a CDS encoding NAD(P)H-quinone oxidoreductase subunit M, which translates into the protein MLLKSTTRHVRIFAATVQDGVLVPSETELTVDVDPDNEFNWTEETVAKVHQKFAELVQAYRGSDLTDYTLRRIGSDLEHFIRGMLQRGEISYNLNSRVLNYSMGRPRLDTSASS